A genomic window from Pagrus major chromosome 23, Pma_NU_1.0 includes:
- the LOC141018892 gene encoding phosphoinositide 3-kinase regulatory subunit 5-like isoform X2 — translation MPKRMEKMEQSSCTEDRIQHVLERCLCNLGLDTPDKQLWNAGLCINRWCLEELVKRDPHNFLILLQKVLRKTKEVLEKCRYELVVPLTLLFSSTLLKVPHVAPDCGVLQEAYTLFHSFLSWPEPCCSASKRLLNIIQQELRAPGISFQRLVRTEQGVSPEVHCSKTITVLLVSQDEDFPPEVQAVSEQLSSTQTSNRDVAITLIVHAFQAALGTQLDLQALHTALQAKRPEELEQLKEAVTNSMETAASTADLSRARQGLLHSMERLRGSLAAPAPAEGCPDAGAVETFTLPFPKCRTCFWENDNFDFLNPILGSESEPDSPPDCFLKTEIYVDDINDTSVDEEDEVEGSKADHRISTASSSSRDSMFSSYSLSSSWSAGTTPSGSSGVESDFSEDTTHDDTEEKQDGQPKPRKKPKKKSRSLLGVERFSMLFKTPRSPSNCRRVQSMGFQGDVSKDFQRTGSQLRYSRSLCRQVHPLDASTAAQDPLSPQKHMCVRRRPILSCDEGDVIETPTLVKVVVFGGDREAGRLARAYSDLQQKESKCPRLTKTCKLQFYFVPIKRRTTGSPGGAHTPTEGQIGSSTKVAASGECNGSIMEDSTADIAQMLGLIDPWYERNVLNLLSLSSDVLCQTTCKEGDVSVSNGSVETLPLLGDLVLYYCRHADQPVLVQLYQAELTLAGGERRREVFIQSLELGHTAGTRAVKAMGAASKRFGIDEEREAVPLTLSVAYNKVAVSGRSQWTQTDTVCTSINLYKACRKPEQLDSRIESLQLTMTEVLKRQCSKSKKGYNQHISISQVKVDKVQVVSGEEGTTFAVCLDQDEKKFIQSVTRCEVSLCCKAGSSSDWRSYKPLPGQVQPLHPSYCSLLCLPITSFSASYP, via the exons ATGCCG AAGAGGATGGAGAAGATGGAGCAGAGCTCGTGCACAGAGGATCGTATCCAGCACGTCCTTGAGCGTTGCCTCTGTAACCTCGGTCTTGACACTCCGGACAAGCAGCTCTGGAACG CCGGCCTGTGCATTAACCGCTGGTGTTTGGAGGAACTTGTGAAGAGAGATCCCCACAACTTCCTCATCCTTCTACAGAAAGTACTGAGGAAAACAAAGGAG GTGCTGGAGAAGTGTCGGTATGAGCTGGTGGTTCCCCTCACGCTCCTGTTCTCGTCTACTCTCCTAAAA GTTCCTCATGTGGCTCCAGACTGCGGCGTGCTGCAGGAGGCCTACACGTTGTTCCATAGCTTCCTGTCCTGGCCTGAGCCGTGCTGCTCTGCCAGTAAACGACTGCTAAACATCATCCAGcaggagctcagagcaccag gtatttCATTTCAAAGACTGGTGAGGACAGAGCAAGGTGTTTCACCAGAGGTCCACTGCTCTAAAACCAT CACGGTGCTGTTAGTGAGCCAAGATGAGGACTTCCCACCAGAGGTCCAGGCTGTCTCCGAGCAACTGAGCAGCACCCAAACCTCCAACAGAGACGTTGCCATCACCCTCATCGTGCACGCCTTTCAGGCTGCTCTGGGCACCCAACTCGACCTGCAGGCGCTTCACACTGCCCTGCAG GCAAAGCGGCCTGAGGAGCTGGAGCAGCTCAAGGAGGCAGTGACTAACAGCATGGAGACAGCAGCCTCGACAGCAGATCTCAGCAGGGCTCGACAAGGTCTGCTACACAGCATGGAGAGGCTCAGAGGAAGCCtggctgctcctgctcctgctgaaGGTTGCCCAGATGCTG GGGCTGTTGAGACTTTCACGCTGCCTTTCCCCAAATGTCGCACGTGCTTCTGGGAAAACGACAACTTTG ATTTTCTGAATCCCATTCTCGGAAGCGAGTCCGAGCCGGACTCACCTCCAGACTGTTTcctcaaaacagaaatatatgtGGATGATATTAATGACACCAGTGTGGATGAGGAAGACGAAGTGGAGGGAAGCAAAGCGGATCACCGCATCTCCAccgcctcctcttcctcgaGGGACTCCATGTTTTCCAGCTACTCCCTGTCCTCCAGCTGGTCTGCGGGTACCACACCCTCTGGCTCATCGGGTGTGGAAAGTGACTTCAGTGAGGATACGACACATGAtgacacagaagaaaaacaagatggtcAACCAAAGCCTAGAAAGAAACCCAAAAAGAAGTCCAGATCACTCTTAGGTGTTGAGCGCTTCTCCATGCTTTTCAAGACTCCCCGCAGCCCGAGCAATTGCCGGCGTGTTCAGAGTATGGGCTTCCAAGGGGATGTCAGCAAAGACTTTCAAAGAACTGGGTCGCAGCTCAGATACTCCAGGTCCCTGTGCAGACAGGTTCATCCTCTTGATGCCTCCACTGCCGCCCAAGATCCTCTCTCCCCGCAGAAGCACATGTGTGTGCGCAGGAGGCCGATCCTGAGCTGCGACGAAGGGGACGTGATAGAGACGCCTACTCTGGTCAAAGTGGTGGTGTTTGGAGGTGACAGAGAGGCCGGCAGGCTGGCCAGGGCGTACAGCGACCTGCAGCAGAAAGAGAGTAAATGTCCCCGACTCACCAAGACATGCAAACtgcagttttactttgttccCATTAAGAGGAGAACAACAGGAAGCCCAGGAGGAGCTCACACACCGACTGAGGGGCAGATAGGAAGTTCAACCAAAGTGGCTGCCTCTGGG GAGTGTAATGGGAGCATAATGGAGGACAGTACAGCTGATATAGCCCAGATGCTGGGTTTGATCGACCCGTGGTACGAGAGGAACGTCCTCAACCTGCTCAGCCTGTCCTCTGATGTCCTCTGTCAG ACGACCTGTAAAGAAGGTGATGTGTCAGTGAGTAATGGCAGCGTGGAGACGCTTCCCCTGCTGGGCGACTTGGTGCTTTATTACTGTAGACATGCAGACCAGCCTGTTCTGGTGCAGCTCTACCAGGCTGAG ctgactctggctggaggagagaggaggagggaagtgTTTATTCAGTCTCTGGAGCTCGGGCACACCGCAGGAACCAGAGCTGTTAAGGCCATGG GCGCTGCCAGCAAAAGGTTTGGAATAGATGAAGAACGAGAGGCTGTCCCTTTAACACTGAGCGTTGCCTACAACAAG GTGGCAGTTAGTGGGAGGAGTCAGTGGACCCAGACTGACACCGTGTGCACGTCGATAAATCTTTACAAAGCCTGCAGGAAACCAGAGCAGCTCG ATTCAAGAATAGAAAGTCTGCAGCTGACAATGACAGAGGTCCTGAAGAGGCAGTGCTCCAAGTCTAAAAAGGGCTACAACCAG CACATCTCCATATCACAGGTGAAGGTGGACAAGGTGCAGGTGGTCAGTGGAGAGGAGGGGACGACTTTTGCTGTGTGTCTGGATCAGGATGAGAAGAAGTTCATCCAGAGTGTCACCAG GTGTGAGGTGTCTCTGTGCTGTAAAGCAGGAAGCAGTTCAGACTGGAGGTCCTACAAGCCCTTACCTGGCCAAGTCCAGCCTCTGCACCCGTCCtactgctctctgctctgccttcCCATCACCTCTTTCTCCGCCTCGTATCCATGa
- the pik3r6b gene encoding phosphoinositide 3-kinase regulatory subunit 6: protein MADPTADVGLSTVEFNLHNNVQALLKEMNSQSASHKGMLRWLLQKQLESEPSCSVSLIRLLLQELEKKLERTYKTRPYEHVIPVLHTLYYVVIQSGAMIPSSLYQTVYECLIKLLILPKPYSAVALSTLRSIRMEMITPGSLYQRRVTAEHSLKNEHFTLQEKVFVLTDPAVFSLPLEAAVRAHLEASSLLRNTRTMEKEAVLGVLQTGLETACQSSRLASILEALEDHVVEKYFQEVVLAVEQSIQHGAGGRAEYLNKLHDIYRDILTASKEGNLLAKLALSGSRNSSVGEESKDRRDPVRSEDSGIERAPGESDFDYREQPLVRNRRIAFKNMKPADKLTLMSEKIEASPALTEDRRRLTTRVVVMGDDRVLGRLARAYHSIRERESKRLVLTKKLNLQLYYIPVTDVEPLLSPPDISCQDEGRLSLASLLGRVDPWYNSNINSLPAAICKLAGTNLYLLDTLCYYLRCGTWPVNLPLYLVKMTRSSCNISSVVEEVFVSHLEADFPEFRHLKEKKSAVDVFGAVMSVRYTKVSLSRREVVKGEAPMACGVVITPEQAAGTSGKDYLNVRFGSLTPGHNKQIQTQNISIRTLEHRTLSVCLDKDSRRTYTDVQRIEMYPCLDPGCSIRSRFSVSSERELLLSKYLDKVLSLPINTFTGATL, encoded by the exons ATGGCCGATCCCACAG CTGACGTGGGCCTCTCGACTGTGGAGTTCAACCTGCACAACAACGTCCAGGCTCTTCTCAAAGAGATGAACAGCCAAAGTGCCTCACACAAAG GAATGCTTCGGTGGCTTCTTCAGAAGCAGTTAGAGAGCGAGCCGTCCTGCAGCGTTTCATTGATCCGACTGCTGCTGCAAGAGCTGGAGAAGAAGCTAGAAAGG ACTTATAAAACACGACCGTACGAACATGTCATCCCAGTGCTGCACACTCTCTACTATGTGGTTATTCAG TCAGGTGCCATGATCCCCTCCAGCCTTTACCAGACAGTGTATGAGTGTTTGATAAAACTGCTAATATTACCGAAGCCTTACTCTGCTGTGGCCCTGAGCACTCTGAGGAGCATCAGGATGGAAATGATCACACCAG GCTCTTTATATCAGAGGAGAGTCACTGCAGAGCATAGCTTGAAGAATGAGCATTTCACTTTGCAGGAAAA GGTGTTTGTGCTCACTGACCCGGCTGTGTTTTCACTTCCACTGGAAGCAGCAGTGAGAGCACACCTGGAGGCGTCCAGCTTGCTCAGGAACACACGTACCATGGAGAAAGAGGCGGTGCTAGGTGTGCTGCAGACGGGGCTGGAGACGGCCTGCCAAAGCTCCAGACTGGCTTCAATTCTGGAG GCATTAGAGGACCACGTGGTAGAGAAATATTTCCAGGAGGTGGTTCTAGCTGTGGAGCAGAGTATACAGCATGGTGCAGGTGGTCGTGCAGAGTATCTGAACAAACTACACGACATATACAGAGACATCCTGACTGCCTCCAAAGAAG gGAATCTGCTGGCAAAGCTCGCCCTGAGTGGCAGCCGTAACTCAAGTGTTGGTGAAGAATCGAAGGACAGAAGAGACCCAGTCCGGTCTGAAGACAGTGGGATAGAGCGAGCCCCAGGGGAGAGTGACTTTGATTACAGAGAGCAGCCTCTGGTCAGAAATCGGAGAATTGCCTTTAAGAACATGAAGCCAGCAGATAAACTGACCCTGATGAGTGAGAAGATAGAAGCGTCTCCTGCTCTAACAGAAGACAGAAGGCGTCTCACAACAAGGGTCGTGGTGATGGGGGACGATCGTGTGCTGGGAAGACTTGCCAGGGCTTATCACTCTATCCG AGAAAGAGAGTCGAAACGTCTTGTTCTGACCAAGAAACTGAACCTACAGTTGTACTACATCCCAGTCACTGATGTGGAGCCTCTGCTCAGTCCACCT GATATCTCATGTCAGGATGAAGGCAGGTTGTCTCTCGCCTCCTTATTGGGAAGAGTGGATCCATGGTACAACAGCAACATCAACAGTCTGCCTGCTGCCATCTGCAAACTGGCTGGAACG AACCTCTACCTGCTGGACACCCTGTGTTACTACCTTCGCTGTGGGACGTGGCCAGTTAACCTGCCGCTGTATTTGGTTAAG atgaCCCGCTCCAGCTGTAATATCAGCtctgtggtggaggaggtgtttgTGTCCCATCTGGAGGCTGACTTCCCAGAGTTCAGACACCTTAAAGAAAA GAAGTCAGCAGTGGACGTCTTTGGGGCAGTCATGTCAGTCAGGTATACAAAG GTCTCTTTAAGCAGACGAGAAGTGGTAAAGGGAGAAGCACCCATGGCATGTGGTGTGGTGATTACGCCAGAGCAGGCAGCTGGAACATCAG GTAAGGATTACCTGAATGTCAGGTTTGGCAGTTTGACCCCAGGACACAACAAA CAGATTCAAACTCAAAACATCAGCATCAGGACGCTGGAGCATCGAACACTCTCTGTGTGCCTGGACAAGGACTCTCGCAGGACGTACACTGACGTCCAAAG GATAGAAATGTATCCGTGCTTGGACCCAGGATGCAGCATCAGGTCCAGGTTCAGTGTCAGCAGCGAGCGAGAACTGCTGCTGAGCAAGTATCTGGACAAAGTCCTGTCACTGCCGATCAACACCTTCACTGGTGCGACCCTCTGA
- the mfsd6l gene encoding major facilitator superfamily domain-containing protein 6-like, translated as MKRNKQIDVKRALALAGTFNFLCCCARACLLPFLTLYFRQLGLTPAMTGLVMGTKHLITLVWSPVVSLLSKHYNKRRVVINCALVCSAAVALVLQLIPTTDVQRMGTCNMSDRRSGPTQGLDGNLLMSSIRPATLWTRTLPKINTAVVSQSAVTFPAETPPDAESAPVVTTKTSLSQLDEDESQPQLSQENISVVINSSLGEPKIMHQTTVSVAAPVRNKRSKSGEEEEGDDGRFDFLGSLKVMDPQHQLFFLILIIVSVWECTSAPLEWTADDGLHEYLDYADASDRYSSTRVWGLLGAACGVGGAGVLVSQLSCLIADQSPRSVVHFYCYAGVAVLALPVAAYLPLYLNKKPDRANGLLKAVQLVRGSPRALLCVVTTLLVGVASSAVDNFLLWEMQDHGSSELHMGLSLALALLSQAAFPLLSGRVSKLLSPGRVLTVGAACLASQCFYYSFLWGPWAALPAQVFSCFSVGALWWAVKVQCEDVATPGAERSVRRIYSSLSLHLGSGLGSFAGGFVVQRFGLTWLFRGVALGLMLWCVCLPLLQWKAPRQRRINYSRLLAADASEASDSESEQERDWLDKAMEDDRGNNNYGRRINH; from the coding sequence ATGAAGCGGAACAAGCAGATCGACGTGAAGCGTGCCCTCGCTCTGGCCGGCACCTTTAACTTCCTGTGCTGCTGCGCCAGAGCCTGCCTGCTCCCCTTCCTCACCCTGTACTTCAGACAGCTGGGCCTCACTCCTGCCATGACGGGCCTCGTCATGGGAACCAAACACCTCATAACGCTGGTCTGGAGCCCCGTGGTGAGCCTGCTCTCCAAACATTACAACAAGAGGCGAGTGGTTATAAACTGCGCTCTCGTGTGTTCGGCGGCAGTCGCTTTGGTCCTGCAGCTCATCCCGACGACAGATGTGCAACGGATGGGCACCTGCAACATGTCCGACAGGAGGAGCGGTCCAACCCAAGGTCTGGACGGTAACCTGCTCATGAGTAGCATCAGACCTGCCACATTATGGACTAGAACTCTCCCTAAAATCAACACAGCTGTTGTTTCCCAGTCTGCTGTCACCTTTCCTGCAGAAACACCTCCTGATGCTGAATCTGCTCCTGTTGTGACGACCAAAACATCACTTTCCCAGCTTGATGAAGATGAATCTCAGCCTCAGCTGTCACAAGAGAACATATCAGTGGTGATCAATAGCAGTCTTGGAGAACCAAAGATCATGCACCAGACCACTGTCTCTGTAGCAGCTCCAGTGAGGAACAAGAGGTCCAAatcaggagaggaggaggagggggacgacGGCCGTTTTGACTTCCTGGGCAGCCTGAAGGTGATGGACCCTCAGCATCAGCTCTTCTTCTTGATACTCATCATCGTGTCGGTGTGGGAGTGTACTTCAGCCCCTCTGGAGTGGACGGCAGACGACGGCCTGCATGAATATCTAGACTACGCGGATGCTTCAGACCGCTACAGCAGCACCAGGGTGTGGGGTTTACTCGGAGCAGCGTGCGGGGTTGGGGGCGCAGGGGTTCTGGTCAGCCAGCTGAGCTGTCTCATAGCCGATCAGTCGCCCAGGAGTGTGGTGCATTTCTACTGTTACGCTGGTGTGGCGGTCCTGGCCCTCCCTGTGGCTGCCTACCTCCCTCTCTACCTGAATAAGAAGCCAGACAGGGCCAACGGGCTCCTCAAAGCTGTCCAGCTGGTGCGCGGCTCCCCCCGCGCTCTGCTCTGCGTCGTCACCACTCTGCTGGTCGGGGTGGCGAGCTCGGCCGTGGATAACTTCCTCCTGTGGGAGATGCAGGATCACGGGAGCAGCGAGCTCCACATGGGACTGTCTCTAGCCCTTGCTCTGCTCTCACAGGCCGCCTTCCCTCTGCTGTCTGGCCGAGTGTCCAAGCTCCTCAGCCCAGGGAGGGTGCTCACTGTCGGAGCAGCCTGTCTCGCTTCACAGTGCTTCTATTACTCCTTCCTGTGGGGGCCGTGGGCTGCGCTGCCCGCTCAGGTGTTCAGCTGTTTCAGCGTCGGAGCCCTCTGGTGGGCCGTGAAGGTGCAGTGTGAGGATGTGGCCACGCCGGGCGCTGAGAGGAGCGTGAGGAGGATCTACAGTTCACTTTCTCTACACCTGGGGAGCGGGTTGGGGAGCTTCGCCGGAGGGTTTGTGGTCCAGAGGTTCGGGCTCACGTGGCTGTTCAGAGGAGTGGCGCTGGGTCTgatgctgtggtgtgtgtgtctgcctctgctgcagtgGAAAGCCCCTCGCCAGCGCAGGATTAACTATTCTCGCCTTTTGGCGGCTGATGCGAGCGAAGCCAGCGACTCTGAGTCTGAACAGGAGCGAGACTGGCTGGATAAAGCGATGGAGGACGACAGAGGCAATAACAATTACGGAAGGAGGATAAACCACTGA
- the LOC141018892 gene encoding phosphoinositide 3-kinase regulatory subunit 5-like isoform X1, with product MLMPLQKRMEKMEQSSCTEDRIQHVLERCLCNLGLDTPDKQLWNAGLCINRWCLEELVKRDPHNFLILLQKVLRKTKEVLEKCRYELVVPLTLLFSSTLLKVPHVAPDCGVLQEAYTLFHSFLSWPEPCCSASKRLLNIIQQELRAPGISFQRLVRTEQGVSPEVHCSKTITVLLVSQDEDFPPEVQAVSEQLSSTQTSNRDVAITLIVHAFQAALGTQLDLQALHTALQAKRPEELEQLKEAVTNSMETAASTADLSRARQGLLHSMERLRGSLAAPAPAEGCPDAGAVETFTLPFPKCRTCFWENDNFDFLNPILGSESEPDSPPDCFLKTEIYVDDINDTSVDEEDEVEGSKADHRISTASSSSRDSMFSSYSLSSSWSAGTTPSGSSGVESDFSEDTTHDDTEEKQDGQPKPRKKPKKKSRSLLGVERFSMLFKTPRSPSNCRRVQSMGFQGDVSKDFQRTGSQLRYSRSLCRQVHPLDASTAAQDPLSPQKHMCVRRRPILSCDEGDVIETPTLVKVVVFGGDREAGRLARAYSDLQQKESKCPRLTKTCKLQFYFVPIKRRTTGSPGGAHTPTEGQIGSSTKVAASGECNGSIMEDSTADIAQMLGLIDPWYERNVLNLLSLSSDVLCQTTCKEGDVSVSNGSVETLPLLGDLVLYYCRHADQPVLVQLYQAELTLAGGERRREVFIQSLELGHTAGTRAVKAMGAASKRFGIDEEREAVPLTLSVAYNKVAVSGRSQWTQTDTVCTSINLYKACRKPEQLDSRIESLQLTMTEVLKRQCSKSKKGYNQHISISQVKVDKVQVVSGEEGTTFAVCLDQDEKKFIQSVTRCEVSLCCKAGSSSDWRSYKPLPGQVQPLHPSYCSLLCLPITSFSASYP from the exons ATGTTGATGCCTCTGCAGAAGAGGATGGAGAAGATGGAGCAGAGCTCGTGCACAGAGGATCGTATCCAGCACGTCCTTGAGCGTTGCCTCTGTAACCTCGGTCTTGACACTCCGGACAAGCAGCTCTGGAACG CCGGCCTGTGCATTAACCGCTGGTGTTTGGAGGAACTTGTGAAGAGAGATCCCCACAACTTCCTCATCCTTCTACAGAAAGTACTGAGGAAAACAAAGGAG GTGCTGGAGAAGTGTCGGTATGAGCTGGTGGTTCCCCTCACGCTCCTGTTCTCGTCTACTCTCCTAAAA GTTCCTCATGTGGCTCCAGACTGCGGCGTGCTGCAGGAGGCCTACACGTTGTTCCATAGCTTCCTGTCCTGGCCTGAGCCGTGCTGCTCTGCCAGTAAACGACTGCTAAACATCATCCAGcaggagctcagagcaccag gtatttCATTTCAAAGACTGGTGAGGACAGAGCAAGGTGTTTCACCAGAGGTCCACTGCTCTAAAACCAT CACGGTGCTGTTAGTGAGCCAAGATGAGGACTTCCCACCAGAGGTCCAGGCTGTCTCCGAGCAACTGAGCAGCACCCAAACCTCCAACAGAGACGTTGCCATCACCCTCATCGTGCACGCCTTTCAGGCTGCTCTGGGCACCCAACTCGACCTGCAGGCGCTTCACACTGCCCTGCAG GCAAAGCGGCCTGAGGAGCTGGAGCAGCTCAAGGAGGCAGTGACTAACAGCATGGAGACAGCAGCCTCGACAGCAGATCTCAGCAGGGCTCGACAAGGTCTGCTACACAGCATGGAGAGGCTCAGAGGAAGCCtggctgctcctgctcctgctgaaGGTTGCCCAGATGCTG GGGCTGTTGAGACTTTCACGCTGCCTTTCCCCAAATGTCGCACGTGCTTCTGGGAAAACGACAACTTTG ATTTTCTGAATCCCATTCTCGGAAGCGAGTCCGAGCCGGACTCACCTCCAGACTGTTTcctcaaaacagaaatatatgtGGATGATATTAATGACACCAGTGTGGATGAGGAAGACGAAGTGGAGGGAAGCAAAGCGGATCACCGCATCTCCAccgcctcctcttcctcgaGGGACTCCATGTTTTCCAGCTACTCCCTGTCCTCCAGCTGGTCTGCGGGTACCACACCCTCTGGCTCATCGGGTGTGGAAAGTGACTTCAGTGAGGATACGACACATGAtgacacagaagaaaaacaagatggtcAACCAAAGCCTAGAAAGAAACCCAAAAAGAAGTCCAGATCACTCTTAGGTGTTGAGCGCTTCTCCATGCTTTTCAAGACTCCCCGCAGCCCGAGCAATTGCCGGCGTGTTCAGAGTATGGGCTTCCAAGGGGATGTCAGCAAAGACTTTCAAAGAACTGGGTCGCAGCTCAGATACTCCAGGTCCCTGTGCAGACAGGTTCATCCTCTTGATGCCTCCACTGCCGCCCAAGATCCTCTCTCCCCGCAGAAGCACATGTGTGTGCGCAGGAGGCCGATCCTGAGCTGCGACGAAGGGGACGTGATAGAGACGCCTACTCTGGTCAAAGTGGTGGTGTTTGGAGGTGACAGAGAGGCCGGCAGGCTGGCCAGGGCGTACAGCGACCTGCAGCAGAAAGAGAGTAAATGTCCCCGACTCACCAAGACATGCAAACtgcagttttactttgttccCATTAAGAGGAGAACAACAGGAAGCCCAGGAGGAGCTCACACACCGACTGAGGGGCAGATAGGAAGTTCAACCAAAGTGGCTGCCTCTGGG GAGTGTAATGGGAGCATAATGGAGGACAGTACAGCTGATATAGCCCAGATGCTGGGTTTGATCGACCCGTGGTACGAGAGGAACGTCCTCAACCTGCTCAGCCTGTCCTCTGATGTCCTCTGTCAG ACGACCTGTAAAGAAGGTGATGTGTCAGTGAGTAATGGCAGCGTGGAGACGCTTCCCCTGCTGGGCGACTTGGTGCTTTATTACTGTAGACATGCAGACCAGCCTGTTCTGGTGCAGCTCTACCAGGCTGAG ctgactctggctggaggagagaggaggagggaagtgTTTATTCAGTCTCTGGAGCTCGGGCACACCGCAGGAACCAGAGCTGTTAAGGCCATGG GCGCTGCCAGCAAAAGGTTTGGAATAGATGAAGAACGAGAGGCTGTCCCTTTAACACTGAGCGTTGCCTACAACAAG GTGGCAGTTAGTGGGAGGAGTCAGTGGACCCAGACTGACACCGTGTGCACGTCGATAAATCTTTACAAAGCCTGCAGGAAACCAGAGCAGCTCG ATTCAAGAATAGAAAGTCTGCAGCTGACAATGACAGAGGTCCTGAAGAGGCAGTGCTCCAAGTCTAAAAAGGGCTACAACCAG CACATCTCCATATCACAGGTGAAGGTGGACAAGGTGCAGGTGGTCAGTGGAGAGGAGGGGACGACTTTTGCTGTGTGTCTGGATCAGGATGAGAAGAAGTTCATCCAGAGTGTCACCAG GTGTGAGGTGTCTCTGTGCTGTAAAGCAGGAAGCAGTTCAGACTGGAGGTCCTACAAGCCCTTACCTGGCCAAGTCCAGCCTCTGCACCCGTCCtactgctctctgctctgccttcCCATCACCTCTTTCTCCGCCTCGTATCCATGa